The genome window CGGTTACATTAACAACCTCGTTAACCAACACTTCGTTATATTCAACGCGAGCAATCGCCATGGCGCTCGGGACGAAAGGCGCGAAGTAGCCCGAGGGGACGCCCATGGATCGTAGAGACTTTCTCATCAGAGGCGCCGGACTGGGTTCGGCGTTGGTCGCAGGCTCCCTTCTGGAAGCAGCGGCATCCTGGGCAGAGACCCCAGCCAATTCCCGAAGGAAAGCTCCCGCGTCCAGCGCACAACGGGACAACAATACAGGCGGCAAAGCCCGCGTATTCATTACCGGCTCGGCAGATGGACTGGGCCATGCCACCGCCAAGACTCTGCTTGCCCAAGGCCACGATGTTGTCGTGCATGTGCGCTCACCTGCTCGGTTGTCTGCCGTGCAAGAACTCGTGGACCAGGGCGCCATCGCGACAGTCGGGGACTTGGGCGATCTTGAACAGGTTCGCGATCTTGCCCGTCAGGTCAATGCCATCGGCGCGATGGATGCCATTGTTCACAACGCAGGCATCCTTAGCGGGGCGCAACTGCTAGTCGTCAACGTCGTCGCCCCCTATATGCTGACGGCCCTGATTCAGCGCCCCAAGCGTCTGATCTACCTGAGCAGCAGCATGCATAGGGGGGGACGAGCCAGCCTGACGGGATTGGACTGGTCGGGCAGCACCCCCACAGGCAGCTATTCGGACAGCAAACTCTTTGTAACCGCACTCGCAGCAGCCGTTGCGCGGTTGTACCCCGATGTCCTCAGTAATGCGGTCGATCCGGGCTGGGTCCCAACGAAGATGGGAGGTCCCAACGCACCTGACGACCTGCGCCTGGGACACCTGACCCAGGAATGGCTTGCCACCAGCAATGACCCTGAGGCACTCACCAGCGGCGGCTATTGGCACCATCAGCGACGCGAACAGCCGCATTCCGCGGTCCAAGACTCCCGATTCCAAGACTTGCTGCTGGCTGAACTCACGCGCGCCAGCGGCACGAACCTGTCGTGACCACCTCCACGGTAACTACTGCATGAAATTATTCTGGGGTCGTCTTCTCATGGCCGTTGTCGGTATCGCTCTGCTAGGCATCGTTGGCGCCTTCGCCTATTTACAGCAGCCGGTCTTCGGCGACCTGCCCAGCGGCGAGCGGCTGACGC of Pseudomonas fluorescens contains these proteins:
- a CDS encoding SDR family NAD(P)-dependent oxidoreductase translates to MDRRDFLIRGAGLGSALVAGSLLEAAASWAETPANSRRKAPASSAQRDNNTGGKARVFITGSADGLGHATAKTLLAQGHDVVVHVRSPARLSAVQELVDQGAIATVGDLGDLEQVRDLARQVNAIGAMDAIVHNAGILSGAQLLVVNVVAPYMLTALIQRPKRLIYLSSSMHRGGRASLTGLDWSGSTPTGSYSDSKLFVTALAAAVARLYPDVLSNAVDPGWVPTKMGGPNAPDDLRLGHLTQEWLATSNDPEALTSGGYWHHQRREQPHSAVQDSRFQDLLLAELTRASGTNLS